A DNA window from Bacteroidales bacterium contains the following coding sequences:
- a CDS encoding TonB-dependent receptor, whose protein sequence is MKRLIFKTIIIILVTALNANALTLPKLTISGHIKDSKDGEVLIGATIYVKELKTGTVTNSYGFYSLSLPAGIYNVTYSYIGYNNISKNINLTKDITINVDLEETRTAIKEVVITDKRADENINKAEMGVVKLDAKTIKSIPALMGEVDVLKAIQLLPGVQSTGDGNSGFNVRGGSADQNLILLDEATVYNASHLLGFFSVFNNDAVKDIKLYKGDIPAEYGGRMSSLLDIRMKDGNMKKYCGTGSIGLISSRLTLEGPIVKDTSSFMISARRFYGDSYFKIFPDTMIQDVKIHFYDLNMKLNYTLSDKDRLFLSAYFGRDVFKFAEDFHLDWGNNTETFRWNHLFSKKLFSNLTFLFSNYDYGMKVEQAMMGFKWIANLQDYGIKSDFTFYPNMKNTIKFGFISTFHHFNPGYAKGTGENTFINELKMPTSNAMEDGIFICNEQKIDSSLTIDYGLRYSIFQSIGATTVYSFNSEHETIDTTVYGKGKFYNTYSGLEPRISLKYSLNEKSSVKGCYSRTMQYLHLASNSTGGFPLDIWLPSSANIKPRYCDMYSVGYFRNLRKNTIEVSLETYYKKYKNEIDFKDHALLLLNPKIDGELRFGKAQTYGVECMVRKQEGLITGWISYTYARAFRTIKEINNGYEYPSGNDKPHNVSVVANYEINERLSIAINWLYSTGAAVTFPTGRFVYGNTVIPVYSERNSYRMPDYHRLDVSVTLKGKNKTGKKFHGEWNFSVYNIYNRKNAWMVTFESDKNDENTMVAYKYYVLPLVPSVSYNFHF, encoded by the coding sequence ATGAAAAGATTGATTTTTAAAACTATAATTATTATTCTGGTAACAGCATTAAATGCAAATGCTTTAACACTTCCGAAACTCACTATTAGCGGGCATATTAAAGACAGTAAGGATGGTGAAGTATTGATAGGTGCAACCATTTATGTTAAAGAATTAAAAACAGGAACCGTTACCAACTCTTACGGATTCTATTCATTAAGCTTGCCTGCCGGCATTTACAACGTTACATATTCTTATATCGGATATAACAACATTTCAAAAAACATTAATTTAACAAAAGACATAACGATTAACGTTGATTTGGAAGAAACCCGTACAGCAATAAAGGAAGTTGTTATTACCGATAAAAGAGCCGATGAAAATATAAATAAAGCGGAAATGGGAGTTGTAAAGCTTGATGCCAAAACGATAAAGTCAATACCTGCACTTATGGGCGAAGTTGATGTTCTCAAAGCAATTCAGCTATTGCCCGGAGTTCAATCCACAGGTGACGGCAATTCGGGATTTAATGTAAGAGGAGGCAGTGCCGACCAGAACTTAATTTTACTTGATGAAGCTACTGTTTACAACGCTTCCCACTTACTCGGATTCTTTTCTGTTTTCAACAACGATGCTGTTAAAGACATTAAACTTTATAAAGGAGATATTCCCGCCGAATACGGAGGGCGAATGTCGTCTCTGCTTGATATAAGAATGAAAGACGGCAACATGAAAAAATATTGCGGCACAGGTAGCATCGGACTTATTTCAAGCAGGTTAACATTAGAAGGACCTATCGTTAAAGACACCTCTTCGTTTATGATTTCTGCAAGGCGTTTTTATGGTGATTCATATTTCAAAATATTTCCCGACACGATGATTCAGGATGTAAAGATTCACTTCTATGACCTTAATATGAAACTGAATTATACATTAAGTGATAAAGACCGCTTATTTTTGTCAGCATATTTCGGTCGTGATGTTTTTAAATTTGCCGAAGATTTTCATTTGGACTGGGGCAATAATACCGAGACATTCCGATGGAATCATCTCTTCTCAAAAAAACTCTTTTCTAATCTCACATTCCTTTTCAGCAATTATGATTACGGAATGAAGGTTGAACAGGCAATGATGGGCTTTAAGTGGATTGCAAATCTGCAGGATTATGGCATTAAATCAGATTTTACTTTTTATCCGAATATGAAAAATACAATTAAATTCGGGTTCATTTCAACATTTCATCACTTCAATCCGGGTTATGCTAAAGGTACTGGAGAAAATACATTCATTAATGAATTGAAAATGCCGACTTCCAATGCTATGGAAGACGGGATATTCATCTGTAATGAGCAAAAAATAGATTCTTCTCTGACTATTGATTACGGTTTAAGATATTCGATTTTTCAAAGCATAGGCGCCACAACTGTTTATTCTTTCAACAGCGAACACGAAACCATAGATACCACCGTTTATGGTAAAGGGAAATTTTATAATACATATTCGGGACTCGAGCCAAGAATAAGTTTAAAATATTCACTCAACGAAAAATCTTCCGTGAAAGGTTGTTATTCAAGAACGATGCAATATCTTCATCTTGCATCAAATTCCACAGGTGGATTTCCACTCGATATCTGGCTGCCCTCAAGTGCCAACATAAAACCTCGATATTGCGATATGTATTCAGTTGGTTATTTCAGAAATTTAAGAAAGAATACAATCGAAGTTTCACTCGAAACATATTATAAAAAATATAAAAATGAAATTGACTTCAAAGACCATGCTTTGCTGTTGCTTAATCCAAAGATTGATGGCGAGCTAAGATTTGGTAAAGCACAAACTTATGGAGTTGAATGTATGGTAAGAAAACAGGAAGGACTGATTACCGGATGGATAAGCTACACGTATGCAAGGGCATTCAGAACAATAAAGGAAATAAACAACGGATATGAATACCCATCAGGTAATGATAAACCGCATAATGTTTCAGTTGTTGCAAATTACGAAATCAATGAAAGATTAAGCATTGCAATAAACTGGTTATATTCAACGGGTGCAGCAGTTACTTTTCCAACAGGCAGATTTGTATATGGAAACACTGTGATTCCGGTATATTCCGAAAGAAATTCATACAGAATGCCCGATTATCATCGCCTTGATGTTAGTGTTACTCTTAAAGGGAAAAATAAAACCGGTAAAAAGTTTCATGGTGAATGGAATTTTTCAGTTTATAATATTTACAACAGGAAAAATGCTTGGATGGTAACATTTGAATCCGATAAAAATGATGAGAACACAATGGTTGCTTATAAATATTATGTTTTACCACTTGTGCCATCAGTATCATATAATTTTCATTTTTAA
- a CDS encoding heterodisulfide reductase-related iron-sulfur binding cluster yields MKPEGKKAIWKDYQKEIADDKYFYVRSCVRQNFFPGSETAFLKILRDEFKKDVYEHPCHTTCTGIGYHGDIVPLDTTMTVVARQFALMTESGYENLVPSCITSFGLYTEILETWHHFPETENKIREYLKKATGREFKIPKNLAHASDIIFKFRKEIAAKAKYKLINKNTGEPLKVVEHIGCHYSKMFPSKGVGGAEYPYVLIGMIEDWGGEIIDYPERRHCCGFGFRQYLVQANRGYSIACSKKKFDSMEPYKPDMIITNCPGCPMFLDRWQYAIKEMEGKTYGKNGEGIPVFTYEEVAGLVLGYDPWDLGLQMHQTDCEPLLDKIGVEYDKNEKRELMNNE; encoded by the coding sequence ATGAAACCTGAAGGGAAAAAGGCAATATGGAAAGATTATCAGAAAGAAATTGCTGATGACAAATATTTTTATGTTCGAAGTTGTGTTCGACAAAATTTCTTTCCCGGCTCAGAAACTGCATTTTTGAAAATTCTCAGAGACGAATTTAAAAAAGATGTTTATGAGCATCCTTGTCATACAACATGCACGGGTATTGGTTATCATGGGGATATTGTTCCTTTGGATACTACAATGACTGTTGTAGCTCGCCAGTTTGCATTAATGACCGAATCGGGATATGAAAATTTAGTTCCATCATGTATTACTTCTTTCGGATTATATACAGAGATACTTGAAACATGGCATCATTTCCCCGAAACAGAAAATAAAATTCGCGAATATTTGAAAAAAGCTACAGGCAGGGAATTTAAAATACCAAAAAATCTTGCTCATGCAAGCGATATTATTTTTAAGTTTCGTAAAGAAATTGCAGCAAAAGCAAAATATAAATTAATAAATAAAAATACTGGTGAACCACTGAAAGTAGTTGAACATATAGGTTGTCATTATTCAAAAATGTTTCCGAGTAAAGGAGTGGGAGGAGCAGAGTATCCTTATGTTTTAATCGGCATGATTGAAGATTGGGGCGGCGAAATAATTGACTATCCTGAGCGCCGTCACTGCTGCGGATTCGGATTTCGTCAATATCTGGTTCAGGCAAACAGAGGTTATTCCATTGCTTGCTCAAAAAAGAAATTCGACTCAATGGAACCTTACAAACCGGATATGATAATTACCAATTGTCCGGGTTGTCCTATGTTTCTCGACAGATGGCAATATGCAATAAAAGAAATGGAAGGAAAAACTTATGGGAAAAATGGTGAGGGAATTCCTGTATTTACTTATGAAGAAGTTGCAGGACTTGTATTAGGTTACGACCCATGGGATTTGGGATTGCAAATGCACCAGACAGATTGCGAACCATTGCTTGATAAAATAGGAGTGGAATATGATAAGAATGAAAAAAGAGAATTAATGAATAATGAATAA
- a CDS encoding (Fe-S)-binding protein, producing the protein MNFDPFVIPFCAGAVVLFAILLYKYTGWINKFSIEEKKKILKGIFSRKIIIATKEVLMESLLHRKIFRVNPLLGYMHSSLAFGWFLLISVGIIEAKIHSNWAFNMPYEPIFYKFFNHSMVGKEHSAFFNFIMDFILLVILSGVALAFVKRFYSKLFGVKKSTKLKPFDKFALISLWCIFPLRFLAESFTSGVYHNGGFLTGSAGHFFNLFLPVSVLIYPAWWAYSTALCIFFISLPFSRYMHILTEVILIYFRNFGLKTEKEFTSFSEIEVNSCPRCGICIDKCQLASVNEINNVQSVYFLKSIRENEIENNVAANCLLCGRCQEYCPVGISTNNIRIAKRNEISSIENSFEYLNGHEIKNCDVIYFAGCMTHLTPAIKKSMTAILDRAKINYWFMDVAETTCCGRPLMLAGNIDGAKKLMEYNKKQIKESKAKLLVTSCPICYKMFKEDYSLDIEVLHHTQYLLQLVNHRILKLHKIDRQLAYHDPCELGRGSGIYSEPRALLNKISTLKESADNKEDSLCCGGSIGNTQIKFQQRDAIMLETLKGLTINNPDTVITSCPLCKKSFSRKSIIRVADISEVVAEAMDS; encoded by the coding sequence ATGAATTTTGACCCATTTGTAATACCTTTCTGCGCAGGAGCGGTGGTGCTTTTTGCAATATTGCTATATAAATATACCGGTTGGATAAATAAATTTTCAATTGAGGAAAAGAAAAAGATTTTAAAAGGTATTTTCAGCAGAAAAATTATTATTGCAACAAAAGAGGTGCTTATGGAATCTCTTTTGCACCGAAAAATATTCAGGGTAAATCCGTTGCTCGGATACATGCACTCATCTCTTGCTTTTGGCTGGTTTTTACTGATAAGTGTTGGGATTATTGAAGCAAAAATTCACAGCAACTGGGCTTTTAACATGCCTTACGAACCCATATTTTATAAATTTTTTAATCATAGCATGGTTGGAAAAGAACATTCTGCATTTTTTAATTTTATAATGGATTTCATTTTATTGGTTATACTTTCAGGTGTGGCTTTAGCTTTTGTGAAAAGATTTTATTCGAAATTATTCGGAGTAAAAAAATCCACTAAGCTAAAGCCATTCGATAAATTTGCTTTAATTTCACTGTGGTGTATTTTCCCTTTAAGATTTTTAGCCGAAAGTTTTACATCAGGAGTTTATCACAACGGCGGCTTTTTAACAGGTAGCGCAGGACATTTTTTTAATTTATTTCTTCCTGTTTCAGTATTGATATATCCTGCATGGTGGGCTTATTCAACTGCTCTATGTATCTTTTTTATATCGCTTCCTTTCTCAAGATATATGCATATTTTGACGGAAGTTATTTTAATTTATTTCAGAAATTTCGGATTAAAGACAGAAAAAGAATTTACATCTTTTTCGGAAATAGAAGTCAACTCATGTCCGCGATGTGGAATATGCATTGATAAATGCCAGCTCGCTTCGGTTAATGAAATAAATAATGTTCAATCGGTATATTTTTTGAAATCAATTAGAGAAAATGAAATTGAAAATAATGTTGCAGCAAATTGTCTTCTTTGCGGAAGATGTCAGGAATATTGCCCCGTTGGAATAAGCACAAATAACATAAGAATTGCTAAAAGGAATGAAATTTCAAGCATCGAAAATTCGTTTGAATATCTGAACGGACATGAAATAAAAAATTGCGATGTTATTTATTTTGCGGGCTGCATGACTCATTTGACACCTGCAATAAAAAAATCAATGACAGCAATTCTCGATAGAGCAAAAATAAATTATTGGTTTATGGATGTTGCTGAAACTACTTGTTGCGGCAGACCTTTGATGCTTGCCGGAAATATTGATGGTGCAAAAAAATTAATGGAGTATAATAAAAAACAAATCAAAGAATCGAAAGCGAAATTGCTTGTTACTTCTTGTCCTATTTGTTATAAAATGTTTAAGGAAGATTATTCGCTCGATATTGAAGTGTTACATCACACACAATATCTTTTGCAATTGGTGAATCACAGAATATTAAAACTACATAAAATTGACAGGCAGCTTGCATATCACGACCCGTGCGAACTTGGTAGAGGCAGTGGAATTTATTCTGAGCCGAGAGCGTTACTTAATAAAATTTCCACATTAAAAGAGTCGGCTGATAATAAAGAGGATTCGCTTTGTTGTGGAGGAAGCATTGGCAATACTCAAATAAAATTTCAGCAACGCGATGCCATAATGCTTGAAACATTAAAAGGACTTACCATAAACAATCCCGATACAGTGATAACTTCTTGTCCTTTGTGTAAAAAATCATTTTCCAGAAAAAGTATTATAAGAGTTGCCGATATATCTGAAGTGGTTGCTGAAGCGATGGATAGTTGA
- a CDS encoding FAD-dependent oxidoreductase, with product MKKVVVIGGGIAGMESSTYLKSMGYDVTLIEKNSQLGGHLLKWEKLFPTMRQGKDVVNFLNDGIKISGVNVLLNTEVANAEKSGNEFKIELKNGQKLNADAVLIATGYDTFNARQKEEYGYGIYDNVITSAELEELFSSGKTLTTPSGKVPKRIGFVHCVGSRDEKVGNMYCSKVCCVTAVKQSIEIKEKLSDTEVYCFYMDLRMFGMHFETLYREAQEKWGINFIRGRLSEACENIDHSLVVKVEDTLAGKPLKMNVDMLVLMVGIVPSQGTKEIGKIFGLKFGVNGFLKSLDQHIANTNSDIPGVFFAGTCVAPRPINNTFVDARAAAVMVASYLENYKVEKRMETICN from the coding sequence ATGAAAAAAGTAGTAGTGATAGGTGGTGGAATTGCCGGAATGGAAAGTTCGACATACCTTAAGTCAATGGGATATGATGTAACACTTATTGAAAAGAATTCACAACTTGGGGGGCATTTATTAAAGTGGGAAAAACTTTTCCCGACAATGAGGCAGGGAAAAGATGTTGTGAATTTTTTGAATGATGGAATAAAAATTTCGGGAGTAAATGTATTACTGAATACTGAAGTTGCAAATGCAGAGAAAAGCGGAAATGAATTTAAAATTGAATTAAAAAACGGACAAAAGCTGAATGCGGATGCTGTTTTAATTGCAACCGGCTACGATACTTTTAATGCCCGTCAGAAAGAAGAATATGGATATGGCATTTATGACAATGTTATTACATCAGCAGAGTTGGAAGAATTATTTTCCAGTGGGAAAACATTAACAACTCCTTCCGGCAAAGTTCCTAAAAGAATAGGATTTGTTCATTGTGTGGGCTCAAGAGATGAAAAAGTGGGAAATATGTATTGCTCGAAAGTATGCTGTGTTACTGCCGTTAAACAATCTATTGAAATAAAAGAAAAATTATCCGATACTGAAGTTTATTGTTTTTATATGGATTTGCGAATGTTCGGAATGCACTTTGAAACTTTATACAGAGAAGCACAAGAAAAATGGGGAATTAATTTTATACGAGGTCGACTTTCTGAAGCATGCGAAAATATTGACCATTCATTAGTCGTTAAAGTTGAAGATACTTTAGCAGGAAAACCTTTGAAAATGAATGTTGACATGCTCGTGCTTATGGTTGGCATTGTTCCGTCGCAAGGAACAAAAGAAATAGGAAAAATATTTGGTTTGAAATTCGGAGTTAATGGATTCCTGAAATCACTCGACCAACATATTGCAAACACAAATTCAGATATTCCGGGTGTTTTTTTTGCAGGAACATGCGTTGCTCCGCGACCAATAAATAATACTTTTGTTGACGCAAGGGCTGCAGCAGTGATGGTTGCAAGCTATCTTGAAAATTATAAAGTGGAAAAAAGGATGGAAACAATTTGTAATTAA
- a CDS encoding 4Fe-4S dicluster domain-containing protein: MGKLYDKLVEDVRFVEGIKACFNCGTCTAICAAAEFYNYDPRNIADIVQTKDDEKITELLKSDAIWYCGECMSCKTRCPRGNAPGLIIMALRALSQDMGYFIESEKGRQQLAVKRTVGEWILKYGYCLYLEGIGTSLHPEQGPVWDWIQDNWSDVFKRLGANYKGEGPGILRKIPEEALEEIRKIFEVTGGKKRFDKIEEMSKIKAKEMKLDLKESGIDNDYCMHIYKTNNGKHCRE, translated from the coding sequence ATGGGGAAATTATATGATAAATTAGTTGAAGATGTAAGGTTTGTTGAAGGAATAAAAGCGTGTTTCAATTGCGGCACTTGCACTGCAATATGTGCTGCTGCCGAATTTTATAATTATGACCCACGCAATATTGCTGATATCGTTCAAACCAAAGATGATGAAAAAATAACAGAACTTCTGAAATCTGATGCTATTTGGTATTGCGGGGAATGCATGTCTTGTAAAACACGCTGTCCCCGCGGTAATGCTCCCGGTTTAATTATTATGGCTTTGCGTGCATTATCTCAGGACATGGGATATTTTATTGAATCTGAAAAAGGCAGACAACAACTTGCTGTTAAAAGAACAGTTGGCGAATGGATTTTGAAGTATGGCTATTGCCTGTATTTAGAGGGAATCGGAACATCACTTCATCCTGAGCAGGGACCAGTGTGGGATTGGATTCAGGATAACTGGAGTGATGTGTTTAAGAGATTGGGTGCTAATTATAAAGGTGAAGGACCCGGCATACTCCGAAAAATTCCCGAAGAAGCATTGGAAGAAATAAGAAAAATATTTGAAGTTACAGGCGGCAAAAAAAGATTTGACAAAATTGAAGAAATGTCGAAAATAAAAGCAAAAGAAATGAAGCTTGATTTAAAAGAAAGCGGAATTGATAATGATTATTGCATGCACATTTATAAAACAAATAACGGGAAGCATTGTCGTGAATGA
- a CDS encoding FAD-linked oxidase C-terminal domain-containing protein, whose product MDLKYRQLAKISEGDFFTDKATRLIYATDASIYREIPQAVAIPKSDDDIKKLIRFAKKEKISLIFRAGGTSLAGQCVGSGIVVDISKYFNKIIELNVEEHWVKVQPGVILSELNKHLEKHGLFFGPETSTANRCTIGGMVNNNSCGLHSLVYGSTREHTLEIKAILNDCSEAVFKPLSNTEFEEKCNGNSLENKIYQSIKNILYDKKNQEEIKNEYPLKNIPRRNTGYALDLILNSSPFENNSEKFNLCKLLSGSEGTLAFFSEIKLNLVPLPPKEKALVCIHINSVEEALQANIIALKFKPSSVELMDKTIIELAGQNISQQKNKFFIKGEPGAILFVEFAKETKEEINKIASEMQRAMEEQKLGCHFPILFDDDINKAWDLRMAGLGVLSNMRGDAKPHSFIEDTAIDVNVLPEYFSELNKFLKNLNVKFVCYAHIGTGEVHIKPVLDLKTCEGVQLLRKIAEYTANLVKKYKGSLSGEHGDGRARGEFVKIIIGEHNYELCKKVKETFDEDYIFNPGKIIDAPAMDTSLRYSFEKNIPEIKTHFDFSDTDGILRAIEKCNGSADCRKTITAGGTMCPSYMATKDENKSTRARANILREFLTNSEKSNIFNHKEIYEVLDLCVSCKGCKSECPSNIDMTTYKAEFLQHYFDSNKIHLRTKLFANIDKINLFISKFHLFYNFAMSNNFTSKSLKYFLNISQKRNFPLLHSFTLRKWIAQNAQELKPLDNVQIKGKVYLFCDEFTNYYDVETGIKAIKLLTKLGYEVEIPMHPESGRALLSKGFIRKAKMIANKNIDVFKNIVTKNTPLLGIEPSAILSFRDEYLRLAENKNKIHAENISKNTFLIDEFLENEFKNDNISANDFSDKKLKIKLHGHCHQKSLASIESTKTILSIPKNYEVEIIPSGCCGMAGAFGYEKEHYDLSMQIGELILFPEIRKSENETVIVAPGTSCRQQIKDGTGRKVYHSVEVLYDAL is encoded by the coding sequence CAGGACAATGTGTAGGAAGCGGCATTGTTGTTGATATTTCAAAATACTTTAATAAAATAATTGAATTAAATGTTGAAGAACATTGGGTGAAGGTGCAGCCGGGAGTTATTTTATCGGAGTTGAACAAACATCTCGAAAAGCATGGGTTATTTTTCGGTCCCGAAACATCAACTGCCAATCGCTGTACAATAGGCGGAATGGTTAACAATAATTCGTGCGGTTTACATTCGTTGGTTTACGGCAGTACTCGTGAACATACGCTCGAAATAAAAGCAATATTAAATGATTGCTCCGAAGCAGTATTCAAGCCGCTTTCAAACACTGAGTTTGAAGAAAAATGCAACGGCAATTCTCTTGAAAATAAAATTTATCAAAGCATTAAAAATATTTTATATGACAAAAAAAATCAGGAAGAAATAAAAAACGAATATCCTTTAAAAAACATTCCTCGCAGAAATACGGGCTATGCTCTCGATTTAATTCTAAACTCCTCCCCTTTTGAAAATAATTCCGAAAAATTTAATTTATGCAAATTACTTTCCGGTTCGGAAGGAACTCTTGCATTTTTTTCGGAAATAAAATTAAATCTTGTTCCATTGCCACCAAAAGAAAAAGCACTTGTTTGTATTCATATAAACAGCGTTGAAGAAGCATTGCAGGCAAATATTATTGCCCTTAAATTCAAACCGTCTTCTGTGGAATTGATGGATAAAACAATTATAGAACTTGCAGGACAAAACATTTCACAGCAGAAAAATAAATTCTTCATTAAAGGTGAGCCAGGAGCAATTCTTTTTGTTGAATTCGCTAAAGAAACCAAAGAGGAAATAAATAAAATTGCTTCGGAAATGCAACGGGCAATGGAAGAACAGAAACTCGGCTGCCACTTCCCGATACTTTTCGACGATGACATAAACAAAGCTTGGGATTTGCGTATGGCGGGACTCGGCGTTTTATCAAACATGCGAGGTGATGCAAAACCTCATTCATTTATTGAAGATACTGCAATTGATGTAAATGTTTTACCTGAATATTTTTCTGAATTAAATAAATTTCTCAAAAATCTGAATGTTAAATTTGTTTGCTATGCACACATTGGTACAGGCGAGGTTCACATCAAGCCGGTATTGGATTTAAAAACCTGCGAGGGAGTTCAGCTTCTTAGAAAAATTGCCGAATACACTGCTAATCTTGTAAAAAAATACAAAGGTTCGTTAAGCGGCGAACATGGTGATGGAAGAGCGAGAGGCGAATTTGTTAAAATAATTATCGGCGAACATAATTATGAACTTTGCAAAAAAGTTAAAGAAACTTTTGATGAAGATTATATTTTCAATCCGGGAAAAATTATTGATGCACCGGCAATGGATACAAGTTTGAGATATTCTTTCGAAAAAAATATTCCCGAAATAAAAACTCATTTCGATTTCAGCGATACAGATGGAATTCTGAGAGCCATTGAAAAATGCAATGGTTCGGCAGATTGCAGAAAAACAATTACAGCAGGAGGAACAATGTGTCCTTCATACATGGCAACAAAAGATGAAAACAAATCAACACGTGCAAGAGCAAATATTTTAAGAGAATTCCTCACTAATTCTGAAAAGTCAAACATATTTAATCACAAAGAAATTTATGAAGTTCTGGATTTATGTGTCTCATGTAAAGGTTGCAAATCTGAGTGCCCCTCGAATATTGACATGACAACTTATAAAGCTGAATTTCTTCAACATTATTTTGATTCAAATAAAATTCATTTAAGGACAAAGCTTTTCGCAAATATTGATAAGATAAATTTGTTTATATCAAAATTTCATTTGTTCTACAACTTTGCAATGTCAAATAATTTCACAAGTAAATCTTTAAAATATTTCCTAAACATTTCGCAAAAAAGAAATTTCCCGTTGTTACATTCTTTTACTTTACGGAAATGGATTGCTCAAAATGCACAAGAATTAAAACCTTTGGATAATGTGCAAATAAAAGGAAAAGTATATTTATTTTGCGATGAGTTTACAAATTATTATGATGTAGAAACAGGAATAAAAGCAATCAAGCTTTTAACAAAGCTTGGCTATGAGGTTGAAATACCAATGCATCCCGAAAGCGGAAGAGCATTACTCTCAAAAGGATTTATCCGTAAAGCAAAAATGATTGCAAACAAAAATATTGATGTATTCAAAAATATTGTTACAAAAAACACACCCTTGCTGGGAATAGAACCTTCGGCAATTCTGAGTTTCAGAGATGAATATTTAAGATTGGCTGAAAATAAAAATAAAATTCATGCTGAAAACATTTCAAAGAATACTTTTTTGATTGACGAGTTTCTGGAAAATGAATTTAAGAATGACAATATTTCAGCAAATGATTTTTCGGATAAAAAATTGAAAATAAAACTGCACGGGCATTGTCATCAGAAATCATTGGCATCAATAGAATCCACAAAAACAATTTTAAGTATTCCCAAAAATTACGAAGTTGAAATTATACCTTCCGGATGCTGTGGAATGGCTGGTGCTTTCGGATACGAAAAAGAACATTATGATTTATCAATGCAAATCGGTGAATTAATTTTATTTCCCGAAATCAGAAAATCGGAAAATGAAACAGTAATTGTTGCCCCGGGAACAAGCTGCCGCCAACAGATTAAAGATGGAACCGGAAGGAAAGTTTATCATTCCGTAGAAGTTCTATATGATGCTTTATGA
- a CDS encoding 4Fe-4S dicluster domain-containing protein, with protein MIDFGYTINKDRQIDFDNADRRIIEYVAKEESTISICLICGACTATCSAGNFTDFNIRKITNMIRVGEVENLREEIKKCMLCGKCQLVCPRGVNTRNIILKINEAIKLFH; from the coding sequence ATGATTGATTTTGGATATACGATAAATAAAGACCGGCAAATAGATTTCGATAATGCTGACAGGCGAATTATTGAATATGTTGCAAAAGAAGAAAGTACTATTAGCATTTGTCTTATTTGCGGTGCATGCACAGCTACATGCAGTGCCGGTAATTTTACGGATTTTAATATAAGAAAGATAACAAATATGATTCGTGTTGGTGAAGTTGAAAATCTCAGAGAAGAAATAAAAAAATGTATGCTTTGCGGTAAATGCCAATTAGTATGTCCGCGGGGAGTTAATACGAGAAATATTATTTTGAAAATAAATGAGGCAATTAAATTATTTCATTAA
- a CDS encoding DUF4249 domain-containing protein, with the protein MFKKIFYLLFLIVLAISGCKKQIDIKTKDAYVRLVVDGLLTDEYKRHTIKLSKTSNYFKNETQPMATSAVVSISDGSSIFPLTETSQGIYQTDSIKGIVGKTYTLNIKYDGEEYSASSLLKYVAPIDSITFGTDQFDHKKATINLWAQEPATTGDYYLWLYYINDTIQSDTLKRLMFTDDLMVNGHYIPDFPIYSFTPKINDTVTLEMRAITKEYYDFIYAAFMEVYAGDPFFSGPRSNVKGNVKNLTNKDKDVMGFFIASAVTKKTRVYK; encoded by the coding sequence ATGTTTAAGAAAATTTTCTATTTATTGTTTTTAATAGTTCTTGCAATATCAGGTTGCAAAAAGCAAATTGATATAAAAACAAAGGACGCTTATGTGAGATTGGTTGTTGATGGACTGCTCACAGATGAGTATAAACGCCATACAATTAAACTTTCGAAGACAAGCAATTATTTTAAAAATGAAACTCAGCCAATGGCAACGAGTGCAGTAGTTTCAATAAGTGATGGTAGTTCTATTTTCCCTCTCACCGAAACTTCTCAGGGTATTTATCAAACAGATTCAATAAAAGGTATTGTAGGAAAAACATATACATTGAATATAAAATATGATGGCGAGGAATATTCAGCAAGTTCATTGCTGAAATACGTCGCTCCTATTGATTCGATAACTTTCGGAACAGACCAGTTCGACCATAAAAAAGCTACAATTAATCTCTGGGCACAAGAACCCGCTACAACAGGCGATTATTACTTATGGCTTTATTATATAAATGACACAATTCAATCCGATACATTAAAAAGATTAATGTTTACCGATGACCTAATGGTAAACGGGCATTACATACCTGATTTCCCCATATATTCTTTTACTCCGAAAATAAATGATACTGTTACCCTTGAAATGAGAGCAATAACAAAAGAATATTATGATTTTATTTACGCTGCTTTCATGGAAGTATATGCAGGAGACCCTTTCTTTTCCGGTCCGCGATCAAATGTTAAAGGTAATGTAAAAAACCTGACAAATAAAGATAAAGATGTAATGGGATTTTTTATTGCATCTGCTGTAACAAAAAAAACGAGAGTTTATAAGTAA